The following proteins come from a genomic window of Pirellula staleyi DSM 6068:
- a CDS encoding NAD-dependent epimerase/dehydratase family protein — protein sequence MTGAAGFLGRYIVEQGRARGCALRAFARREHPWMRDLGVEVVLGDVRDRQQVMRACAGCDAVIHTAAIASIGGRWETFYDVNVRGTEHVIDGCRQHGVPKLVFTSSPSVTFAGVDQNGIDESAPYPTKWLAHYPRSKAMAEELALKANSSQLATCALRPHLIWGPRDGHLIPRLIDRARRGMLRQVGDGKNLVDSIYVENAAEAHLLAMDRLTYDSPVAGKAYFLSQGEPVNCWAWINEILALAELPPVKKRISLRAAYTAGAVLETAYWLLGRTDEPRMTRFLAAQLATSHYFDLSRARSDLGYAPKVSMAQGMRRLGEWIKSGTATQVGQVPRT from the coding sequence GTGACCGGTGCCGCCGGGTTCTTGGGTCGGTATATCGTCGAACAGGGGCGCGCGCGAGGTTGCGCTTTACGCGCTTTTGCGCGCCGCGAACACCCCTGGATGAGGGATCTGGGAGTCGAGGTGGTGCTCGGCGACGTGCGCGATCGCCAGCAGGTTATGCGGGCCTGCGCCGGGTGCGATGCCGTGATTCACACCGCTGCCATTGCCAGCATCGGGGGGAGGTGGGAGACGTTTTACGACGTGAACGTTCGAGGGACCGAGCATGTGATCGACGGCTGTCGCCAGCATGGAGTGCCGAAGCTGGTCTTCACCAGCAGCCCCAGCGTGACGTTTGCTGGGGTCGATCAGAACGGCATCGACGAGTCGGCCCCTTATCCAACCAAGTGGCTGGCTCATTACCCGCGCAGCAAAGCAATGGCGGAGGAGCTGGCCTTAAAGGCGAATAGCAGCCAACTGGCGACCTGTGCGCTGCGCCCCCATTTGATTTGGGGCCCTCGCGACGGGCACTTGATCCCCCGTCTGATCGACCGCGCTCGGCGCGGCATGCTGCGGCAGGTAGGGGACGGAAAGAACCTCGTCGATTCGATCTATGTCGAGAACGCTGCCGAGGCGCATCTGCTGGCTATGGATCGACTTACCTACGACTCACCGGTTGCTGGCAAGGCCTACTTCTTGTCGCAAGGCGAGCCAGTGAACTGCTGGGCTTGGATCAACGAGATCCTGGCCCTCGCCGAATTGCCACCGGTGAAGAAGCGTATCTCGCTCCGAGCCGCCTACACCGCCGGCGCAGTGCTCGAAACCGCCTACTGGCTGCTGGGCCGCACCGACGAGCCCCGCATGACCCGTTTCCTCGCCGCCCAACTCGCCACCTCGCACTATTTTGATCTATCCCGAGCCCGCTCCGACCTGGGCTATGCACCTAAAGTCAGCATGGCCCAAGGAATGCGCCGCCTGGGCGAGTGGATCAAGTCCGGAACCGCAACCCAAGTAGGTCAGGTACCCCGTACCTGA
- a CDS encoding type II toxin-antitoxin system VapC family toxin produces the protein MRYLLDTNAWITYLKAPNSGVQRRLSAELPQNIVTCSIVLSELLHGAEKYGNREKRVSTVRTLLAPFQCLPFDEIDAIHYASLRHELELRGEVIGPYDLQIAAICLRNQLTLVTSNLSEFARVRGLQVQDWS, from the coding sequence ATGCGTTATCTCCTCGACACTAACGCTTGGATAACCTACCTCAAGGCCCCAAACAGCGGCGTGCAAAGAAGGCTTTCGGCAGAACTGCCCCAAAACATTGTCACTTGCTCGATTGTCCTCTCCGAACTTCTCCATGGCGCTGAAAAGTATGGCAACCGAGAGAAGCGCGTCTCGACGGTTCGCACCTTGCTTGCTCCGTTTCAATGCCTTCCGTTTGATGAGATCGATGCCATCCACTATGCCAGCCTCAGGCACGAACTGGAACTTCGCGGGGAAGTCATAGGCCCATACGACCTACAAATCGCCGCTATCTGCCTACGCAACCAACTTACCTTAGTCACGAGCAACCTATCTGAATTTGCTCGGGTTCGCGGATTGCAAGTCCAAGATTGGTCTTAG
- the guaB gene encoding IMP dehydrogenase: MDDKISRQAITFDDVLLEPRYSDVVPAECSVATMLTKRIALNIPMISSPMDTVTEHQMAIALAKEGGLGIIHKNMSIEQQAEEVAKVKRSANGIIVDPVTLRPSDPVSKAQQLMGQKNVSGFPITSEDGRLCGILTRRDLRFLENGEQPISEVMTGEGLVTATGNVTLEQAEKILTAKKVEKLLLVDDSYCLTGMITIRDIDMMKRFPHACKDKMGRLRVGAAVGVHDLQRAERLLAEGVDILVVDSAHGHSANVIATVKEIKKKWDIDVVAGNVATREGCRDLIAAGADAVKVGIGPGSICTTRVISGVGVPQITAIYEAAQAARPSGTPIIADGGIRFSGDMTKALAAGAHCVMIGGLFAGLAESPGKTILYQGRTFKAYRGMGSLGAMVKGSSERYRQSGASGGTGKLVPEGVEGRVPFKGALSDFIYQLVGGLRAGMGYCGTRTIEQLRTETRFIQVSAASVRESHPHDIAITQEAPNYSPEYPASKESD; the protein is encoded by the coding sequence ATGGACGACAAAATCAGCCGCCAGGCCATCACGTTCGACGACGTACTTCTCGAGCCCCGCTATAGCGATGTAGTCCCCGCTGAGTGCAGTGTGGCGACGATGCTGACCAAGCGAATCGCGCTGAACATCCCGATGATCAGCAGCCCGATGGATACGGTGACGGAACACCAGATGGCGATCGCCCTTGCTAAAGAGGGTGGTTTGGGCATTATCCACAAGAACATGTCGATCGAGCAGCAGGCGGAAGAAGTCGCCAAGGTGAAGCGTTCGGCGAACGGCATCATTGTCGACCCGGTGACGCTCCGCCCTTCGGACCCGGTGAGCAAGGCCCAGCAGCTGATGGGTCAAAAAAATGTTTCGGGGTTCCCGATCACGTCGGAGGATGGTCGTTTGTGCGGGATTCTGACCCGCCGAGATCTACGATTCCTCGAGAATGGCGAGCAACCGATCAGCGAAGTGATGACCGGCGAGGGGCTGGTGACAGCAACGGGAAATGTAACGCTTGAGCAAGCTGAGAAGATTTTAACGGCAAAAAAGGTAGAGAAACTTCTGCTGGTGGACGATTCATATTGCCTAACCGGCATGATCACCATTCGCGACATCGACATGATGAAGCGGTTCCCTCACGCTTGCAAAGACAAGATGGGGCGACTTCGGGTGGGAGCTGCTGTCGGGGTTCACGATCTTCAGCGTGCCGAACGTTTGCTCGCTGAGGGTGTGGACATCCTGGTGGTCGATAGTGCCCACGGCCATAGTGCCAACGTCATTGCGACCGTCAAGGAAATTAAGAAAAAGTGGGATATCGACGTTGTCGCGGGAAACGTGGCAACTCGCGAAGGATGCAGAGACTTGATCGCTGCCGGCGCCGACGCCGTTAAGGTCGGAATCGGGCCGGGGTCGATTTGCACCACCCGGGTGATCAGTGGCGTGGGCGTGCCGCAGATTACCGCGATTTACGAAGCTGCCCAAGCTGCCCGTCCTAGTGGAACTCCGATCATCGCTGATGGTGGGATCCGCTTTTCGGGCGACATGACGAAAGCCTTAGCTGCCGGCGCACATTGCGTGATGATCGGCGGATTGTTTGCAGGCCTGGCCGAAAGTCCAGGCAAGACCATCCTTTACCAGGGTCGTACGTTTAAGGCGTACCGGGGCATGGGCTCACTGGGAGCGATGGTCAAAGGATCGAGTGAACGATATCGCCAGAGTGGCGCGAGCGGGGGAACCGGCAAACTGGTACCAGAGGGAGTCGAGGGGCGTGTTCCGTTTAAGGGAGCGCTGAGCGACTTTATCTATCAGCTTGTCGGCGGCTTGCGGGCTGGTATGGGGTACTGCGGTACCCGAACGATCGAACAATTGCGGACGGAAACGCGATTTATCCAAGTCTCGGCGGCGAGCGTAAGAGAAAGCCATCCCCATGACATCGCCATCACGCAGGAAGCACCCAACTACAGCCCCGAATACCCGGCGAGCAAAGAGTCGGATTAG
- a CDS encoding cis-3-hydroxy-L-proline dehydratase: MKITKIFAHRVELPLHEGTYKWSGGKSVSVFDSTIVGIETDAGITGFGEVCPLGPFYLPAYADGVRAGLKELGPHLIGWDPREISKLNHRMDAALKGHPYVKSGIDIACWDILGKVAGLPVCQLLGGRYGEKVRLYRAISQESPEQMAKKVTGYKNEGYTRFQLKVGGDPDTDIERIHAVRAMLAPSDRLVADANTGWTQHEAVRVVRAVKGLDVYIEQPCLTYEECLAVRRLTDHPFILDENIDSLEMLMRAKGDLAMDCVNLKISKLGGLTKTRQVRDMCVSMGIAMTLEDSWGGDITTAAIAHLAHSTPEEFRFTSTDFNSYVTVSTAHHAPHREQGFMRASTSVGLGIEPKFDVLGPRVVEVA; this comes from the coding sequence GTGAAGATCACGAAAATCTTTGCTCACCGCGTTGAACTTCCCCTGCATGAAGGAACTTACAAATGGTCGGGAGGAAAGTCGGTCTCTGTTTTCGATAGCACGATTGTCGGAATCGAAACCGATGCCGGAATCACCGGCTTTGGCGAAGTTTGTCCGCTAGGTCCGTTCTACTTGCCCGCCTACGCCGATGGCGTTCGCGCTGGTCTGAAGGAACTCGGTCCCCATCTGATCGGCTGGGATCCACGTGAGATCAGCAAACTGAACCATCGCATGGACGCCGCGCTCAAAGGGCATCCGTACGTGAAGTCGGGAATCGATATCGCTTGCTGGGATATCCTGGGCAAAGTGGCGGGGCTTCCCGTTTGCCAACTGCTTGGTGGTCGCTACGGCGAGAAGGTGCGACTCTATCGCGCGATTTCGCAAGAGTCTCCCGAGCAGATGGCCAAAAAAGTAACGGGCTATAAGAACGAAGGCTATACACGATTTCAGCTGAAGGTGGGTGGTGATCCCGATACGGATATCGAGCGCATTCATGCGGTCCGCGCGATGCTCGCGCCGTCGGATCGATTAGTAGCTGATGCCAATACCGGCTGGACGCAGCACGAAGCGGTGCGCGTCGTGCGAGCGGTGAAGGGGCTTGATGTCTACATCGAGCAGCCTTGCTTGACGTACGAAGAATGTCTGGCCGTACGACGTTTGACCGATCACCCGTTTATCTTGGATGAGAACATCGATTCGCTCGAAATGCTGATGCGCGCGAAAGGTGATTTGGCGATGGATTGTGTGAACCTGAAGATCAGCAAGCTGGGTGGCCTCACAAAGACTCGTCAGGTGCGCGATATGTGCGTCAGTATGGGAATCGCGATGACGCTTGAGGATAGTTGGGGTGGCGACATTACTACGGCAGCGATTGCTCATCTCGCGCACAGTACACCCGAAGAATTTCGCTTCACAAGCACCGATTTCAACAGCTATGTGACTGTTAGCACAGCGCATCATGCGCCGCATCGCGAGCAAGGTTTTATGCGTGCTTCAACCAGCGTTGGTTTGGGTATCGAGCCGAAGTTCGACGTGCTCGGCCCGCGTGTTGTTGAGGTGGCTTAG
- a CDS encoding NPCBM/NEW2 domain-containing protein: protein MTLFRLFRDCFTATTLLGAMLGAVRASEADEDATWKVVFDRGATQAIAAPAAWPVPGQPMSIAGKQPSDPREPIRLLATPRRLDRCEVPHIELANGDIVPGWPQKLVAGSPGAIPRVEVLLESGIEALGGPTLPVRVDRIKRLSQRASAIATTREPGSIETHDGHVFIPRSVRWREYGLSILTADGVTEIPYTEIAEATFPSASESDALLDDCQATNDPEALVHRYSLVGGGVLTASQVSREVQRSRRRGKTDLMIYYYVQPAWSIEPLVITESQIVACGYRLGNEVPASLLATERFVHQPAVGASAGLTKNRDIDFQRLASREREADLAIVSRSHSEWEVVVPPHAATFRASLAIERSQADGGCVKCRVEGRPAKTDTGSDQPADHEPSWKVLWTSDFLLGSSAPIDTGAIEIQGMEAIRLVTLTAHDDRPANADPLDIRDAVIWMEPQFALDHAASQSSSLAQLLGLPLPWKLVSSDAAPFSLRNRWNDLQQRWDRVVQLKKGETIELRASTTVRLDSDVLELLTAAPREIGEHNFDLFINGKHLPWYVSSDREQLRATLARYRSGTFQLKRQYDRSLPVTSDQVAYWWDLSPFQGQTVELKLVIPGTASTSEIVWRGLSQRSTVIGKRDAGQKFIEPMVLLESMPLLHASADRGRSAPTAGTLPRRKENEIRFLGQIWEGGYGMTRGSRLRVAIDPSFKTFVAVVGCCEQSCSPLRILVDGQVRWSAEGMTQFDAARQVQIDLPPGSRELTLEVGSDGGYDSFAAFAQAGFTK, encoded by the coding sequence ATGACGTTATTTCGCTTGTTTCGCGACTGTTTCACAGCCACCACCCTGCTGGGTGCGATGCTGGGAGCAGTGCGCGCCAGCGAGGCTGATGAGGATGCCACCTGGAAAGTGGTTTTCGATCGCGGAGCGACGCAAGCGATTGCCGCGCCAGCCGCGTGGCCCGTTCCGGGACAGCCGATGTCGATCGCCGGGAAACAGCCGAGCGATCCTCGGGAGCCGATTCGGCTCCTTGCGACACCTCGTCGACTCGACCGCTGCGAAGTGCCGCACATCGAACTCGCCAATGGGGATATTGTCCCTGGCTGGCCGCAGAAATTGGTGGCCGGTTCCCCCGGGGCGATTCCGCGCGTCGAAGTGCTCCTCGAGAGTGGCATCGAAGCGCTCGGTGGTCCCACATTGCCGGTGCGTGTCGACCGGATCAAGCGTCTGTCGCAGCGTGCCAGTGCAATTGCGACCACTCGGGAGCCAGGCTCGATTGAAACACACGATGGCCACGTTTTTATTCCTCGCTCGGTGCGGTGGCGCGAGTATGGTTTGTCGATTCTTACCGCCGATGGTGTGACCGAAATCCCCTACACCGAGATTGCGGAAGCGACGTTTCCCTCGGCAAGCGAGTCCGACGCGCTGCTCGACGATTGTCAGGCCACCAACGATCCCGAGGCGCTCGTGCATCGCTACAGCCTTGTGGGTGGCGGCGTGCTGACCGCTTCGCAAGTCAGTCGCGAAGTGCAGCGCTCGCGGCGGCGAGGCAAAACTGACTTGATGATTTATTACTACGTGCAGCCCGCTTGGAGCATCGAGCCGCTGGTGATCACCGAGTCACAAATTGTGGCGTGTGGCTATCGCCTAGGGAATGAAGTCCCGGCGTCGCTGCTCGCGACCGAGCGATTCGTGCATCAGCCAGCCGTTGGAGCCAGCGCTGGCCTGACAAAAAATCGGGACATCGATTTTCAGCGACTCGCCAGTCGCGAGCGCGAAGCCGATCTTGCGATTGTGTCGCGATCGCATAGCGAGTGGGAAGTCGTCGTGCCACCACATGCAGCGACGTTTCGTGCGAGCCTCGCAATCGAACGCTCGCAGGCCGATGGAGGCTGCGTGAAGTGCCGTGTTGAAGGACGTCCCGCGAAAACCGATACCGGTAGCGATCAACCTGCAGATCACGAGCCTTCCTGGAAAGTACTCTGGACCAGCGACTTTCTGCTGGGATCGAGCGCGCCGATCGATACCGGTGCTATTGAAATCCAAGGGATGGAAGCGATTCGGCTCGTTACACTCACAGCTCACGACGACCGCCCCGCGAATGCCGACCCGCTCGACATTCGCGATGCCGTGATTTGGATGGAGCCTCAATTTGCTCTCGATCACGCTGCGAGTCAAAGCAGTTCTCTGGCGCAGCTGCTTGGCCTTCCTCTTCCGTGGAAGCTTGTTTCGAGCGACGCGGCTCCATTTTCACTACGCAATCGTTGGAACGATCTTCAGCAGCGCTGGGACCGCGTGGTGCAGCTCAAGAAGGGTGAAACGATCGAACTACGCGCGAGCACAACCGTGCGACTCGATAGCGACGTACTCGAACTCCTCACAGCAGCCCCGCGTGAAATTGGCGAGCACAACTTCGATCTCTTCATCAATGGAAAACATCTCCCGTGGTATGTCAGCAGTGATCGCGAGCAGCTGCGCGCGACCTTGGCACGCTATCGCAGCGGCACCTTTCAGCTGAAGCGGCAGTACGATCGATCGCTCCCCGTCACATCGGACCAAGTGGCCTACTGGTGGGACCTCAGTCCGTTTCAAGGCCAAACGGTCGAACTGAAACTTGTGATACCGGGGACTGCTTCCACCAGCGAAATAGTTTGGCGTGGTCTCTCGCAGCGTTCCACGGTCATCGGCAAACGCGACGCTGGCCAAAAGTTTATCGAGCCCATGGTGCTTCTCGAATCAATGCCGCTGCTGCATGCAAGTGCCGACCGAGGACGCTCTGCTCCCACCGCTGGCACACTTCCGCGGCGCAAGGAGAACGAGATTCGTTTCCTCGGACAAATTTGGGAAGGTGGCTATGGAATGACGCGCGGCAGTCGCCTCCGAGTTGCCATCGACCCGAGCTTCAAAACATTCGTCGCTGTCGTGGGATGCTGCGAGCAATCGTGCAGTCCGCTGCGGATCCTGGTCGATGGTCAAGTCCGCTGGAGTGCCGAGGGAATGACGCAGTTCGATGCTGCCCGGCAAGTGCAGATCGATCTTCCTCCCGGGAGTCGCGAGCTCACGCTCGAAGTCGGTTCCGATGGTGGCTACGATTCGTTCGCAGCGTTTGCCCAGGCCGGTTTCACGAAGTAA
- a CDS encoding DUF1501 domain-containing protein yields the protein MAVSITCDGMRRRDFLKVGALGVSLSLSGYLQLAAAGQLSKKATATSAIFINLPGGPSHMDTFDLKPDAPTEYRGTFNPIKTNVAGVEFCEHLPKLATCADKFAILRGVSHTLGAHELGTEYVNTGNRPIPSLEYPGYGSVVTKELGGPKDLPPFVAIPNSNQRPGFLGVQYAPLNTTSTPQPGRPFSVRGISLGNGLTVEEVERRQSLLQDLDRTFATVESNSQLLTGLDRFSEQAHAIITSKRARDAFDVSKESPKFAEPFGAEPFGQSCLLATRLIESGVRFVSLSLGGWDTHTDNFTKLKTKNLPSLDTGLAALLKGLDEKGLLETTAVFVTGEFGRTPKINTRSAEGGRDHYPRCMFMLMAGGGIKGGQVVGESDEKATMPKNEAITPDDAAATFYHVLGIDHTMEYHTNTGRPITIVRDGSPIKQLLS from the coding sequence ATGGCAGTCAGCATCACTTGCGATGGAATGCGTCGCCGCGATTTCCTCAAAGTTGGCGCACTCGGAGTGAGCCTCAGTTTGTCGGGCTACTTGCAGCTCGCTGCGGCAGGTCAACTGAGTAAGAAGGCGACCGCGACGTCGGCCATCTTCATCAACCTGCCAGGTGGTCCCTCGCACATGGACACCTTCGATCTGAAGCCAGATGCTCCGACCGAGTATCGTGGCACGTTCAATCCGATCAAAACCAACGTGGCTGGGGTGGAGTTCTGCGAGCATCTCCCCAAGCTGGCAACGTGCGCCGATAAGTTCGCGATTCTGCGCGGCGTGAGCCACACGCTCGGCGCTCACGAACTTGGCACCGAGTATGTCAACACTGGTAACCGCCCAATCCCATCGCTCGAGTATCCTGGCTACGGCTCGGTGGTGACCAAGGAACTGGGTGGCCCGAAGGATCTCCCACCCTTTGTGGCGATTCCCAACAGCAATCAGCGCCCCGGATTTCTCGGCGTGCAATACGCCCCGCTCAACACCACCTCGACCCCGCAGCCTGGTCGCCCGTTTAGCGTCCGTGGTATCTCGCTCGGCAACGGCCTCACGGTCGAAGAGGTAGAGCGTCGTCAATCACTGCTGCAAGACCTCGATCGCACCTTTGCGACGGTCGAGTCGAACAGCCAGCTCCTCACAGGTCTCGACCGTTTCAGCGAACAAGCTCACGCGATCATCACCAGCAAGCGGGCTCGCGATGCCTTCGATGTCAGCAAGGAATCGCCCAAGTTTGCCGAGCCGTTCGGTGCTGAACCGTTCGGTCAAAGCTGCTTGCTCGCCACGCGGCTGATCGAGTCGGGTGTTCGCTTTGTCTCGCTCAGTTTAGGTGGCTGGGATACGCACACCGACAACTTCACCAAGCTCAAGACCAAGAACCTGCCTTCGCTCGACACCGGCCTTGCGGCACTGCTCAAAGGTCTCGACGAAAAAGGGTTGCTCGAGACGACCGCAGTCTTCGTCACTGGTGAATTCGGACGTACCCCCAAGATCAACACCCGTTCGGCCGAAGGTGGTCGCGACCACTATCCACGCTGCATGTTCATGCTGATGGCGGGTGGTGGTATCAAGGGTGGACAAGTGGTGGGAGAGAGCGACGAGAAGGCAACGATGCCAAAGAACGAAGCGATCACTCCCGACGATGCTGCCGCCACGTTCTATCATGTGCTCGGCATCGATCACACGATGGAATATCACACCAACACCGGCCGCCCCATCACGATTGTGCGCGATGGTAGTCCGATCAAGCAGCTCTTGTCGTAA
- a CDS encoding DUF1549 and DUF1553 domain-containing protein encodes MSLGRHLFSAAACCGLLVSSLLSSNAAEDVSAAKADAPATAASTDVQPTVVERYQNEDVTEIPDFQKHVSPLFGRLGCNGRSCHGSFQGRGDFRLSLFGYDFDADHKALLDEKRPRVNVEKPLESLIIAKPTDEEMHEGGQRYAKGSWEYHLFRRWVEGGAKFDTKQVQKLTALEITPSEILFSQSGEQVQLKAIAVWADGSREDVTPLCRFQSNSDQVAKITELGLVTATDPGDTHVVVFYDSAVIPVPVIRPVSPKYGDNYPQVATNTKVDELVIQKLRKLGVVPSDLASDADFLRRVSLDLTGTLPTAGEVEAFLADSSADKREKKINELLETPAYAAWWTTKLCDLTGNNDTKLNNVGVPGMNPAQEWYDWLYKRVAENESYDKIVEGIVLAKSRKEGQTYTEYCEEMSKYYHPDSGLKIAERDEMPYYWSRNNIRQPEEKAIGFAYTFLGIRIQCAQCHKHPFDQWSKNDFDAFKSFFTRVTYAQQGARDAREETAAIMKSLGFPEGRVNNNDARKIYSEALKEKKTIPFSEVSITPPQRRKPRPGEEAVMVSARVLGGEDLDLDKLTDTREPLMHWLRSKENPYFAKAFVNRVWANYFNVGIVQPPDDLSLANPPSNKPLLDYLAQGFIEHNFDMKWLHREILSSRTYQLSWQTNETNAKDERNFARAVPRRLPAEVAYDALITATASDTKAASMLTELKGRATAIPGASARSNNNPAGFALQVFGRSIRESNCDCDRSMESSLLQTVYLQNDTSVLAAIEGARDSWIEQLSKTSKKLTDGSEVKAEEASKELARMKVRLDRAKKADDEKQVERIEERIAELKKLLPAKEGDKSDAAPLVLKPEEVVRQVYLRTVSRPPTDEEMKRCLQFIADSPSQIEGVKGLLWTLVNTKEFIVNR; translated from the coding sequence ATGTCGCTCGGTCGCCACCTATTCTCTGCCGCTGCTTGTTGCGGTCTGCTCGTCAGCTCGCTGCTCTCTAGCAATGCAGCCGAAGATGTCTCGGCTGCTAAAGCCGACGCTCCCGCCACTGCTGCAAGCACCGATGTACAGCCGACGGTCGTCGAGCGCTACCAAAACGAAGATGTCACCGAGATCCCCGATTTCCAGAAGCACGTCAGTCCGCTGTTTGGACGTCTCGGATGCAACGGTCGCAGTTGTCACGGATCGTTCCAAGGTCGGGGCGATTTCCGGCTCTCCCTTTTCGGCTACGACTTTGATGCCGATCATAAAGCGCTCCTTGATGAGAAGCGTCCTCGCGTTAATGTCGAAAAGCCGCTCGAAAGCCTCATCATCGCCAAGCCCACCGACGAGGAAATGCACGAAGGTGGCCAGCGATACGCCAAAGGTAGCTGGGAATATCACCTCTTTCGCCGCTGGGTCGAAGGTGGTGCCAAGTTCGACACCAAGCAGGTTCAAAAGCTAACAGCCCTCGAAATCACTCCCAGCGAAATCCTGTTTAGCCAGTCAGGCGAACAAGTTCAGCTGAAAGCGATCGCCGTGTGGGCCGATGGATCGCGCGAAGATGTCACGCCACTTTGCCGCTTTCAAAGCAACAGCGATCAAGTCGCCAAGATCACCGAACTCGGACTCGTCACCGCCACCGATCCAGGCGACACGCATGTCGTGGTGTTCTACGATTCGGCAGTCATTCCAGTCCCTGTGATTCGCCCTGTCTCTCCTAAGTATGGCGACAACTATCCTCAAGTAGCTACCAATACGAAAGTTGATGAACTTGTCATCCAGAAGCTCCGAAAGCTGGGTGTCGTACCCTCGGACCTGGCCAGCGACGCCGACTTCCTACGCCGTGTGAGCCTCGATCTCACCGGAACGCTTCCTACTGCTGGTGAAGTCGAAGCCTTCTTGGCAGATAGCTCGGCCGACAAGCGCGAGAAGAAGATCAACGAACTGCTTGAGACTCCTGCCTACGCCGCTTGGTGGACCACCAAGCTGTGCGATCTCACCGGCAACAACGACACGAAGCTCAACAATGTCGGTGTACCCGGAATGAATCCGGCACAAGAGTGGTACGACTGGCTCTACAAGCGTGTGGCCGAGAACGAGTCCTACGACAAAATTGTCGAAGGGATTGTTCTCGCCAAGAGCCGCAAAGAAGGGCAGACCTACACCGAGTACTGCGAAGAGATGAGCAAGTACTATCATCCCGACTCAGGGCTCAAAATAGCCGAGCGCGATGAGATGCCTTACTACTGGTCGCGCAATAACATTCGTCAGCCCGAAGAAAAGGCGATCGGTTTTGCCTACACCTTCCTCGGCATTCGCATTCAATGTGCCCAGTGCCACAAGCATCCGTTCGATCAGTGGTCGAAGAACGACTTCGATGCCTTCAAATCGTTTTTCACCCGCGTCACGTATGCCCAGCAAGGGGCGCGTGATGCTCGGGAAGAGACCGCAGCGATCATGAAATCGCTCGGGTTTCCCGAAGGTCGCGTGAACAATAACGATGCTCGTAAAATCTATAGCGAGGCGCTGAAGGAAAAGAAAACGATTCCATTCTCGGAAGTGTCGATCACCCCGCCACAGCGCCGCAAACCACGCCCCGGTGAAGAGGCGGTGATGGTTTCGGCTCGTGTGCTCGGTGGTGAAGATCTCGATCTCGATAAACTGACCGACACCCGCGAGCCGCTGATGCACTGGCTCCGCTCGAAGGAAAATCCCTACTTCGCCAAAGCCTTCGTGAATCGCGTGTGGGCTAATTATTTTAACGTCGGTATCGTTCAGCCACCCGATGATCTCAGTTTGGCCAACCCACCGAGCAATAAGCCGCTGCTCGACTACTTGGCTCAAGGTTTCATCGAGCACAACTTCGATATGAAGTGGCTCCATCGCGAAATTTTGAGCAGCCGCACCTATCAACTCAGCTGGCAAACGAACGAGACCAACGCGAAGGACGAACGTAACTTCGCCCGCGCGGTGCCACGTCGTCTGCCTGCAGAAGTCGCCTACGATGCGCTCATCACCGCGACCGCTTCGGATACGAAGGCCGCCTCGATGCTCACCGAACTCAAAGGCCGTGCCACCGCGATTCCTGGTGCTTCGGCCCGTTCGAACAACAATCCAGCCGGCTTTGCTCTGCAAGTCTTCGGCCGCTCGATTCGCGAAAGCAATTGCGACTGCGATCGCTCGATGGAAAGCAGCCTGCTGCAAACCGTTTATCTGCAGAACGATACCTCGGTACTCGCCGCCATCGAAGGTGCTCGCGACAGCTGGATCGAACAGCTTTCGAAGACAAGCAAAAAGCTAACGGATGGGAGCGAGGTGAAGGCGGAAGAAGCTTCGAAAGAGCTGGCCCGCATGAAGGTGCGGCTCGATCGCGCGAAGAAGGCCGACGATGAGAAGCAGGTTGAGCGCATTGAAGAGCGGATCGCTGAGCTGAAAAAGTTGCTCCCCGCGAAAGAAGGCGATAAGTCCGACGCTGCTCCGCTGGTGCTGAAACCCGAGGAAGTAGTCCGTCAGGTTTACTTGCGTACCGTCAGCCGACCTCCGACCGACGAAGAAATGAAGCGTTGCTTGCAGTTCATCGCCGATTCTCCTTCGCAGATCGAAGGGGTCAAGGGTTTGCTATGGACGCTCGTGAACACCAAAGAGTTCATCGTCAATCGCTAA